A window of Malania oleifera isolate guangnan ecotype guangnan chromosome 5, ASM2987363v1, whole genome shotgun sequence contains these coding sequences:
- the LOC131155224 gene encoding glycine-rich protein 5-like, with protein MARWCVVLVLAMTVVYTTARNVPSDAGLTDQKNFIAYGGVGGVAGVAGGLGGIGGAGGVGGLGGLGGLGGGGLGGVGGGAGGLGGVGGGAGGLGGVGGGVGGLGGVGGGLGGGGGAGGGAGALPLP; from the coding sequence atggcAAGGTGGTGTGTAGTCTTAGTGCTTGCAATGACAGTAGTTTACACTACTGCAAGAAATGTGCCAAGTGACGCCGGTCTCACTGACCAAAAGAACTTCATCGCTTACGGCGGCGTTGGCGGCGTGGCCGGTGTCGCTGGAGGCCTCGGCGGGATCGGTGGAGCCGGAGGAGTGGGTGGACTCGGTGGACTAGGAGGACTCGGTGGTGGGGGCTTGGGTGGTGTTGGTGGCGGAGCTGGGGGCTTGGGTGGTGTTGGTGGCGGAGCTGGGGGCTTGGGTGGTGTTGGTGGCGGAGTTGGGGGCTTGGGTGGTGTTGGTGGCGGGCTCGGCGGCGGTGGCGGAGCAGGAGGTGGTGCCGGTGCTCTTCCTCTTCCATGA